In the Streptomyces sp. NBC_00525 genome, one interval contains:
- a CDS encoding GH25 family lysozyme: MALGAAGLGMALIPTVATTPAAAEPVPSSGAAIPLGDGYMGAGYLADGRKFAPDTRQLDLTPETESSALATTLPGIDVSHYQGSINWSKVKAAGIRFAYIKATEATSYKDPNFNTNYLNAYNAKVIRGAYHFARPNLSSGATQAAYFASHGGGWSRDNLTLPGMLDLEGGCYGKSASAMQSWILDFYNTYKAKTGRDVVIYTSASWWNSCTGGWSGMSARSPLFTAHWTTASSPAIPKGFPYWTFWQYTDSGSVSGISGAVDRDRFNGDASRLLALANNT; this comes from the coding sequence ATGGCCCTCGGGGCCGCCGGTCTGGGCATGGCGCTCATCCCCACCGTCGCGACGACGCCCGCCGCGGCCGAGCCGGTCCCCTCGTCGGGTGCGGCCATCCCCCTCGGTGACGGATACATGGGCGCCGGCTACCTCGCCGACGGCAGGAAGTTCGCCCCGGACACCCGGCAGCTCGACCTCACCCCGGAAACCGAGTCCTCCGCACTGGCGACCACACTCCCCGGCATCGACGTGTCCCACTACCAGGGGTCGATCAACTGGTCGAAGGTGAAGGCGGCGGGCATCAGGTTCGCCTACATCAAGGCGACCGAGGCGACCTCCTACAAGGACCCCAACTTCAACACCAACTACCTCAACGCCTACAACGCCAAGGTCATCAGGGGCGCTTATCACTTCGCGCGCCCCAACCTGTCCAGCGGTGCCACCCAGGCCGCGTACTTCGCGAGCCACGGCGGCGGCTGGTCGCGCGACAACCTGACACTCCCCGGAATGCTCGACCTGGAGGGCGGCTGCTACGGCAAGTCGGCCTCGGCCATGCAGTCGTGGATTCTGGACTTCTACAACACCTACAAGGCCAAAACGGGCCGCGACGTCGTCATCTACACCAGCGCGAGCTGGTGGAACTCCTGCACGGGCGGCTGGAGCGGCATGTCCGCGCGCAGCCCGCTGTTCACCGCGCACTGGACGACCGCGTCGAGCCCGGCGATTCCGAAGGGCTTCCCCTACTGGACGTTCTGGCAGTACACCGACTCCGGTTCGGTGAGCGGCATCTCCGGCGCCGTGGACCGCGACCGGTTCAACGGCGACGCCAGCCGGCTGCTGGCCCTGGCCAACAACACCTGA
- a CDS encoding VWA domain-containing protein — protein MTTLSKGANMPVAAAAVRAVLGWSAGPGVPDVDASALVLAADGRVRSDGDFVFYNQPRHASGTVRHLGKQPGSDTLEIEVAALGPDVERVALCASADGGTFGRVPGLHLRLLDTASGAELARFDMAAGPETAFVCGELYRRAGGWKFRAVGQGYAAGLAGLATDFGITVDEPGTTPTPAAPAHMPPPPPVPPAPAPARLAGDASPRPTKGEEQLPVDMRKRLSLRKRQVAVSLDKHGLGRLTARVILVLDASGSMGGLYTRGTVAGVTERMAAVAAQLDDDGEMQAWTFASNPARLPDLTIGELPEWLRLHVRVGRLGLFGRRRPQRGLVPGQVDMRAVGIQNEEQKVIAEVRDYVRAHPVPAPTLVLFFSDGGVYRNDEIERELRAAVDEPVFWQFIGLGRSHYGVLERFDTMPGRRVDNVGFFAVDDIEKLSDEELYDRLLSEFPSWLKGARQAGILR, from the coding sequence GTGACGACACTGAGCAAGGGCGCCAACATGCCGGTGGCGGCAGCCGCCGTCCGCGCCGTACTGGGCTGGTCCGCAGGCCCCGGCGTGCCCGACGTGGACGCCTCCGCGCTGGTGCTGGCCGCCGATGGACGCGTCCGCTCCGACGGCGACTTCGTCTTCTACAACCAGCCCCGGCACGCCTCCGGAACCGTGCGCCACCTCGGCAAACAGCCCGGCTCCGACACCCTGGAGATCGAGGTGGCGGCGCTGGGCCCCGACGTCGAACGGGTCGCCCTGTGCGCCTCGGCGGACGGGGGCACGTTCGGCCGGGTGCCGGGCCTCCATCTGCGCCTGCTCGACACCGCGTCCGGCGCGGAACTGGCCCGCTTCGACATGGCGGCGGGACCCGAGACCGCGTTCGTCTGCGGGGAGCTGTACCGGCGGGCCGGCGGCTGGAAGTTCCGGGCCGTGGGCCAGGGGTACGCGGCCGGGCTCGCCGGTCTCGCGACGGACTTCGGGATCACCGTCGACGAACCCGGCACCACACCGACGCCCGCCGCCCCCGCCCACATGCCGCCGCCTCCGCCCGTACCCCCGGCGCCCGCACCCGCGCGGCTTGCGGGCGACGCGTCGCCGCGCCCGACCAAGGGCGAGGAACAACTGCCGGTGGACATGCGCAAACGCCTGTCGCTGCGCAAGCGGCAGGTGGCCGTCAGCCTCGACAAACACGGCCTGGGGCGGCTGACCGCGCGGGTGATCCTCGTTCTGGACGCCTCCGGTTCGATGGGAGGCCTCTACACGCGCGGCACCGTCGCGGGCGTCACCGAACGCATGGCAGCCGTCGCCGCCCAGCTCGACGACGACGGCGAGATGCAGGCATGGACCTTCGCCTCCAACCCGGCCCGGCTCCCGGACCTCACCATCGGCGAACTGCCCGAGTGGCTGCGGCTGCACGTACGGGTCGGCCGGCTCGGCCTCTTCGGCCGAAGGAGGCCCCAGCGAGGGCTGGTCCCCGGCCAGGTGGACATGCGCGCCGTCGGCATCCAGAACGAGGAGCAGAAGGTCATCGCCGAGGTGCGCGACTACGTACGCGCCCACCCGGTGCCCGCCCCGACCCTCGTGCTGTTCTTCTCGGACGGCGGTGTGTACCGCAACGACGAGATCGAACGCGAGCTGCGCGCGGCCGTGGACGAGCCGGTGTTCTGGCAGTTCATCGGCCTCGGCCGGTCCCACTACGGGGTGCTGGAACGGTTCGACACCATGCCGGGCCGCCGGGTGGACAACGTCGGCTTCTTCGCCGTGGACGACATCGAGAAGCTCTCCGACGAGGAGCTGTACGACCGGCTGCTCTCGGAGTTCCCGTCCTGGCTGAAGGGCGCCCGGCAGGCCGGCATCCTGCGCTGA
- a CDS encoding non-ribosomal peptide synthetase produces the protein MTPFASATAPTPLDPAQHGLWITEQTLDTAAAYHLGLTLHLRGPLNQEALAAAWTRCVREHPALAARIDPAGPALLTGDAPPLRTVTTTPGDLGKLRDEETTAPFAPDGPLVRPTLFTTAPDRHLLLVVAHHLVFDGESKDILVSALARAYRERTGHADAPAPAGAPAPTGRDTTPTPAGSPSAPEIEAAARFWDGRRRESPAPALPGLTAHLLDPVTPAPGSACGFRRDGAWHARLVSTAEALGVTRFELLTAAWHTLMLRYGNTAPATAIELSTRAPGAPRQAGLHVNELPLFTEPLPHHTFAEFAHQVRAALRALYQHRAVPLSRAVRGLTPRTALCPLSLSYRRRDASRPADFGPALDVRTEWIGFADTARNLAHLQLVDAPDALEGSLQYRTAAFEDDAPARVLDHFLTLLDGAVAAPDTTLGRLPLLPPRERAALLADTTRAPGNAHATLPALFAAQAAATPDAPAVIEGDTTLTYAELDAAVRRHAHRLRARGAGPGTLVGIALPRSAAQLVAALGTLTAGAAYLPLDPDHPAERLAFIRADAGLTLETATDPRTADRDRLPDTPPAPAPPAPADPAYVLYTSGSTGMPKGVEVPHAALANLLAALRDTSGTGPGSRWLGLTSLSFDISTVELFLPLVTGGTVVLVPEGRHRDGAALTALVERHRLTHVQATPSGWRTMLAAGLHAPDLVALTGGEALPDALARELRDAVGRLVNVYGPTETTVWSTAADIGPEDPVTIGGPLANTRAHVLDALLQPLPRGLTGELYIGGDGVAHGYRGRAGLTASRFVPDPFGPPGARLYRTGDLVRLTADGRIAFAGRSDTQVKVRGHRIELGEIDAALAGHPHIGQATTALRNGPDGEPGRLVAYVVPAPGRVPPTPETLRDHLARTLPAAYLPDAYVTLDAMPLTPNGKLDRAALPEPARTRPAPAGPAPAADGDDGITATVLAIWREVLDLDDLGPDEDLFDLGGHSLTITSLAGRIHKRYGVSVPFDVFFDSPTVHGVAARVAELIEENQ, from the coding sequence ATGACCCCTTTCGCATCCGCCACCGCACCGACACCGCTCGATCCCGCCCAGCACGGCCTCTGGATCACCGAGCAGACCCTCGACACCGCCGCCGCCTACCACCTCGGCCTCACCCTGCACCTCCGGGGACCGCTGAACCAGGAAGCCCTGGCGGCAGCCTGGACCCGGTGTGTACGGGAACACCCCGCGCTCGCCGCCCGGATCGACCCGGCCGGGCCCGCCCTGCTCACCGGCGACGCACCGCCGCTGCGGACCGTGACCACCACCCCCGGCGACCTCGGCAAGCTCCGCGACGAGGAGACCACCGCACCCTTCGCCCCGGACGGCCCCCTGGTCCGCCCGACGCTGTTCACCACCGCCCCGGACCGCCACCTGCTCCTGGTGGTCGCCCACCACCTCGTCTTCGACGGCGAGTCCAAGGACATCCTCGTCTCCGCCCTGGCCCGCGCCTACCGCGAGCGCACCGGCCACGCCGACGCACCCGCCCCGGCAGGGGCGCCCGCGCCGACCGGCCGGGACACCACGCCCACCCCGGCAGGTTCACCTTCCGCCCCCGAAATCGAGGCCGCGGCCCGCTTCTGGGACGGCCGCCGGCGCGAGAGCCCCGCCCCCGCCCTCCCCGGCCTCACCGCCCACCTCCTGGACCCCGTCACCCCGGCCCCCGGCAGCGCCTGCGGCTTCCGGCGCGACGGGGCATGGCACGCCCGCCTGGTGTCCACCGCCGAAGCGCTCGGCGTCACCCGCTTCGAACTCCTCACGGCGGCCTGGCACACCCTCATGCTGCGGTACGGCAACACCGCCCCAGCCACCGCGATCGAGCTCTCCACCCGCGCACCCGGCGCGCCCCGGCAGGCCGGCCTGCACGTCAACGAGCTGCCCCTGTTCACCGAACCGCTCCCGCACCACACCTTCGCGGAGTTCGCCCACCAGGTCCGCGCCGCCCTGCGCGCCCTCTACCAGCACCGCGCCGTGCCCCTCAGCCGTGCCGTACGCGGACTCACCCCGCGCACCGCCCTGTGCCCCCTCTCCCTCAGCTACCGCCGCCGCGACGCCTCCCGGCCCGCCGACTTCGGCCCCGCACTCGACGTCCGCACCGAGTGGATCGGCTTCGCGGACACCGCCCGCAACCTCGCCCACCTCCAACTGGTGGACGCCCCCGACGCCCTCGAAGGCAGCCTCCAGTACCGCACCGCCGCCTTCGAGGACGACGCCCCCGCCCGCGTCCTCGACCACTTCCTCACCCTGCTCGACGGCGCCGTCGCCGCCCCCGACACCACCCTGGGCCGGCTGCCGCTGCTGCCGCCCCGGGAACGCGCCGCCCTGCTCGCCGACACCACCCGCGCCCCCGGCAACGCGCACGCCACCCTGCCCGCGCTGTTCGCCGCCCAGGCCGCCGCCACCCCCGACGCGCCCGCCGTGATCGAAGGCGACACCACCCTCACCTACGCCGAACTCGACGCCGCCGTCCGCCGCCACGCCCACCGGCTGCGCGCCCGCGGCGCAGGCCCCGGCACCCTCGTCGGCATCGCCCTGCCCCGCTCGGCCGCCCAGCTCGTCGCCGCGCTCGGCACCCTCACCGCCGGCGCCGCCTACCTCCCGCTCGACCCCGACCACCCGGCCGAACGCCTGGCGTTCATCCGCGCCGACGCCGGGCTCACCCTGGAGACCGCCACCGACCCCCGGACCGCGGACCGGGACCGGCTCCCCGACACGCCACCCGCCCCCGCCCCGCCCGCGCCCGCGGACCCCGCCTACGTGCTGTACACCTCCGGCTCCACCGGCATGCCCAAGGGCGTCGAGGTCCCGCACGCGGCCCTCGCCAACCTCCTCGCGGCCCTGCGGGACACCAGCGGCACGGGGCCCGGCAGCCGCTGGCTCGGACTCACCTCGCTCTCCTTCGACATCTCCACCGTCGAACTCTTCCTCCCCCTCGTCACGGGCGGCACCGTCGTCCTCGTCCCCGAGGGCCGCCACCGCGACGGCGCCGCCCTCACCGCCCTCGTCGAACGGCACCGCCTCACCCACGTACAGGCGACCCCCAGCGGCTGGCGCACCATGCTCGCCGCCGGGCTCCACGCACCCGACCTGGTGGCCCTGACCGGGGGAGAGGCACTGCCCGACGCCCTCGCCCGCGAACTGCGCGACGCGGTCGGCCGCCTGGTCAACGTCTACGGGCCGACCGAGACCACTGTCTGGTCCACGGCCGCCGACATCGGACCCGAGGACCCCGTCACCATCGGCGGCCCGCTCGCCAACACCCGCGCCCATGTCCTGGACGCCCTCCTCCAGCCGCTGCCCAGGGGCCTGACCGGCGAGCTGTACATCGGCGGCGACGGAGTCGCCCACGGCTACCGGGGCCGGGCCGGGCTCACCGCCTCCCGCTTCGTCCCCGACCCCTTCGGCCCGCCCGGCGCCCGCCTGTACCGCACCGGCGACCTCGTCCGGCTCACCGCAGACGGCAGGATCGCCTTCGCGGGCCGGTCCGACACCCAGGTCAAGGTGCGCGGCCACCGCATCGAACTCGGCGAGATCGACGCCGCCCTCGCCGGACACCCGCACATCGGGCAGGCGACCACCGCGCTGCGGAACGGCCCGGACGGCGAGCCCGGCCGGCTCGTCGCCTACGTCGTCCCCGCACCCGGCCGCGTACCGCCCACCCCAGAAACCCTGCGCGACCACCTGGCCCGGACCCTGCCCGCCGCGTACCTCCCCGACGCGTATGTGACGCTCGACGCGATGCCGCTCACCCCCAACGGCAAACTCGACCGGGCCGCCCTGCCCGAACCCGCGCGCACCCGCCCCGCACCCGCCGGACCGGCCCCCGCGGCGGACGGGGACGACGGCATCACCGCCACCGTCCTGGCCATCTGGCGCGAGGTGCTGGACCTGGACGACCTCGGCCCCGACGAGGACCTCTTCGACCTCGGCGGCCACTCCCTGACGATCACCTCCCTCGCCGGCCGCATCCACAAGCGGTACGGGGTCTCCGTGCCCTTCGACGTCTTCTTCGACAGCCCCACCGTCCACGGCGTCGCGGCCCGCGTCGCCGAACTCATCGAGGAGAACCAGTGA
- a CDS encoding MbtH family protein, protein MNTPALRYLVAVNDEEQHALWPEGTPLPAGWRAEGFSGTEDECMAHVDEVWPDIRPLSLRRRLAGKEGS, encoded by the coding sequence GTGAACACACCCGCCCTCCGCTACCTGGTGGCGGTCAACGACGAGGAACAGCACGCCCTGTGGCCCGAGGGCACCCCCCTGCCCGCCGGCTGGCGTGCCGAGGGGTTCAGCGGCACGGAGGACGAGTGCATGGCCCACGTCGACGAGGTGTGGCCCGACATCAGGCCCCTGAGCCTGCGCCGCAGACTGGCCGGAAAGGAAGGCAGTTGA
- a CDS encoding flavin reductase family protein, with the protein MIAFDRFTDALDYPMYVVTAQAEGERAGCLVGFGSQCSMRPVRFMVWLSELNRTCRVASRAERLAVHLLRRDQEELARVFGGETGDRADKFTRVAWHAGPGGVPVLDEAPAWFVGRVAERVAGHGDHVGFLLAPEEVRHPADGGFPVLALREAIGIPPGHPVD; encoded by the coding sequence GTGATCGCATTCGACCGGTTCACCGACGCGCTGGACTACCCCATGTACGTCGTGACCGCCCAGGCTGAGGGGGAGCGGGCCGGTTGCCTGGTCGGTTTCGGCTCGCAGTGCTCGATGCGGCCGGTCCGGTTCATGGTGTGGCTCTCGGAGCTGAACCGGACCTGCCGGGTCGCCTCGCGGGCCGAGCGGCTCGCCGTCCACCTCCTGCGCCGCGACCAGGAGGAGCTGGCGCGGGTCTTCGGCGGCGAGACGGGCGATCGTGCGGACAAGTTCACGCGGGTCGCCTGGCATGCCGGTCCGGGTGGGGTGCCGGTGCTGGACGAGGCGCCCGCCTGGTTCGTCGGCCGCGTCGCGGAACGGGTCGCCGGGCACGGGGACCACGTGGGGTTCCTGCTCGCCCCCGAGGAGGTGCGCCACCCGGCGGACGGGGGTTTCCCGGTCCTCGCCCTCCGCGAGGCGATCGGCATTCCGCCCGGCCACCCGGTGGACTGA
- a CDS encoding SDR family oxidoreductase: MKITVIGGTGLIGSQLVSRLREAGHTVVPASLSTGVDLLTGEGLDAALAGAETVVNVSNSPTFDAASPDFFRTTMGHLLTAGEQAGVTHQVVLSIVGVDRVPQLDYYRAKTLQEQLLANGPAAYSVLRATQFYEFMDAVMSWTSDDDTVRLPATPVQPVATADVVAALADVAAAAPLNGITEVAGPDVFPLNELGRLTLAARGDGRSVVTDGTAGMFAAVRGDVLLAGPGARIAATSYEEWLAGR; the protein is encoded by the coding sequence ATGAAGATCACGGTCATCGGCGGAACCGGACTGATCGGTTCCCAGCTCGTGTCCAGGCTCCGGGAAGCCGGGCACACGGTGGTCCCCGCCTCCTTGTCCACCGGCGTCGACCTGCTCACCGGGGAGGGCCTGGACGCGGCGCTCGCCGGAGCGGAGACCGTCGTCAACGTCTCGAACTCGCCCACCTTCGACGCCGCGTCCCCGGACTTCTTCCGTACGACCATGGGGCATCTGCTGACGGCCGGTGAACAGGCTGGGGTGACCCACCAGGTGGTGCTCTCCATCGTCGGCGTGGACCGCGTTCCCCAGCTCGACTACTACCGGGCCAAGACGCTCCAGGAGCAGCTTCTGGCCAACGGCCCGGCCGCCTACTCCGTGCTGCGCGCCACCCAGTTCTACGAGTTCATGGACGCCGTCATGTCGTGGACCTCCGACGACGACACCGTCCGGCTCCCCGCCACACCCGTCCAGCCCGTCGCGACGGCCGATGTGGTCGCCGCCCTGGCCGATGTCGCCGCGGCCGCGCCGCTCAACGGGATCACCGAGGTGGCCGGGCCCGACGTCTTCCCGCTCAACGAGCTGGGGCGGCTCACGCTGGCCGCGCGCGGGGACGGGCGCTCCGTCGTCACGGACGGGACGGCGGGGATGTTCGCCGCGGTGCGGGGCGATGTGCTGCTCGCGGGGCCCGGCGCCCGCATTGCCGCCACGTCGTACGAGGAGTGGCTCGCCGGCCGCTGA
- a CDS encoding acyl carrier protein, with product MSTAPHPATGARARLAGLISDAMDGQIPAAEILAAPRGTLTELGVTSLALLRLADTLEEEYGVELDLADPSFYQETIDSLAARLDDDREPDE from the coding sequence TTGAGCACCGCACCGCACCCCGCCACCGGGGCACGCGCCCGGCTCGCCGGACTGATCAGCGACGCCATGGACGGCCAGATCCCGGCGGCCGAGATCCTTGCCGCCCCGCGCGGCACCCTCACCGAACTCGGCGTCACCTCCCTGGCACTGCTCCGCCTCGCCGACACGCTGGAGGAGGAATACGGCGTCGAACTCGACCTCGCCGACCCGTCGTTCTACCAGGAGACCATCGACAGCCTGGCAGCCCGGCTCGACGACGACCGGGAGCCCGATGAGTAA
- a CDS encoding DUF6215 domain-containing protein has translation MAAADSASEKAPGTWTQVSAALVLVGMLAGGFWLLVKTSAAESTAARVPATCSTEAPSKAPPKSDKGAAHASGARLCEALNRTDLAALLGTPDEIPKSANGSDGSFGLPGAKFARPSAEVEFDTYTVSVAATYDGTPVGGSGTYLPSALEQKFLGRPAYLYSDRTISIALRLDGRDAGTGPGVPVRALTVAADTEDSGGSFDVALWRADGRMPDDAVLLRVAEKVLPTLKAWGAGT, from the coding sequence ATGGCCGCAGCTGACAGCGCGTCCGAGAAGGCGCCGGGCACATGGACCCAGGTGAGCGCCGCACTGGTGCTCGTCGGCATGCTCGCAGGCGGCTTCTGGCTGCTGGTGAAGACCTCCGCCGCCGAGAGCACGGCAGCCCGCGTACCCGCCACCTGCTCCACCGAAGCACCCTCGAAAGCGCCGCCGAAGTCGGACAAGGGCGCTGCGCACGCCTCCGGCGCACGGCTGTGCGAGGCCCTGAACCGGACCGACCTCGCCGCGCTCCTCGGCACCCCGGACGAGATCCCGAAGAGCGCGAACGGCAGCGACGGCTCCTTCGGCCTCCCCGGCGCAAAGTTCGCCCGCCCCTCGGCGGAGGTCGAGTTCGATACGTACACCGTGAGCGTGGCGGCCACCTACGACGGAACGCCGGTGGGCGGGTCCGGCACCTATCTGCCCAGCGCGCTGGAGCAGAAGTTCCTCGGCCGGCCCGCCTACCTCTACTCGGACCGAACGATCAGCATCGCGCTCCGCCTCGACGGCAGGGACGCCGGCACGGGGCCGGGCGTGCCGGTGCGCGCCCTCACCGTCGCCGCGGACACCGAGGACAGCGGCGGCTCATTCGACGTGGCCCTGTGGCGCGCGGACGGCCGTATGCCCGACGACGCGGTTCTGCTGCGCGTCGCGGAGAAGGTGCTGCCGACGCTGAAGGCGTGGGGCGCCGGAACCTGA
- a CDS encoding DUF5933 domain-containing protein, which translates to MLWTAAAAVTLAFLVALEIAARHYGLPGPVTTQVQELVVAPQSGFLLYASMGLMMVVLTWRQRLIALGVAVGIDAVVALIRLVADAPITDGHPFGNGALWVIVGVTVIALTRRTGPERMLLLKGVGLGLLLVAGRKTGDTWLLITSKTRPLVLDQYLANADRAFGNPSWAVGRLVEATGPAGDFFLDSIYTQLPVAAVCVAVYQLRHVARDRVFPGHHLVRTFLVIGLVGPAIYMIFPVVGPIFAFGSDGGHWAMADLWPDAAVPVGTPHHMPFDEITPRNCMPSLHTAWATAIYIHSRRGPKFLRYAGTFWLVATLAATLGFGYHYGADLVAGVVFTLTLEVGVRAFDRGWDRSAALLVVHGTLVFSVLLVAYRYLSLEMAHYPWLFGPLFILAMGSVIYGYVRIVRRWEPKAAPVAKLEPQPEMA; encoded by the coding sequence ATCCTGTGGACGGCGGCCGCGGCGGTAACCCTCGCCTTCCTCGTCGCACTGGAGATCGCCGCCCGCCACTACGGCCTGCCGGGGCCGGTCACCACGCAGGTCCAGGAGCTGGTCGTCGCCCCTCAGTCGGGCTTCCTGCTGTACGCCAGCATGGGGCTGATGATGGTGGTCCTCACCTGGCGGCAGCGGTTGATCGCGCTCGGTGTCGCGGTCGGCATCGACGCCGTCGTCGCACTGATCCGGCTGGTGGCCGATGCCCCGATCACCGACGGCCACCCCTTCGGCAACGGCGCGCTGTGGGTGATCGTGGGTGTCACGGTCATCGCGCTCACGCGCCGCACGGGCCCGGAGCGGATGCTGCTGCTCAAGGGTGTCGGTCTGGGACTGCTGCTGGTGGCGGGCCGCAAGACCGGGGACACCTGGCTGCTCATCACCTCGAAGACCCGCCCGCTGGTGCTCGACCAGTACCTGGCCAACGCCGACCGGGCGTTCGGCAACCCGTCCTGGGCGGTGGGCCGCCTCGTCGAGGCGACCGGGCCGGCCGGCGACTTCTTCCTCGACTCCATCTATACGCAGCTGCCCGTCGCCGCCGTCTGCGTCGCGGTGTACCAGCTGCGCCACGTGGCCCGCGACCGCGTCTTCCCCGGCCACCACCTGGTGCGCACCTTCCTGGTGATCGGCCTGGTCGGCCCCGCCATCTACATGATCTTCCCGGTGGTCGGCCCCATCTTCGCGTTCGGGTCGGACGGCGGGCACTGGGCGATGGCCGATCTCTGGCCCGACGCCGCCGTGCCGGTCGGCACCCCGCATCACATGCCGTTCGACGAGATCACCCCGCGCAACTGCATGCCGAGTCTGCACACCGCCTGGGCCACCGCGATCTACATCCACTCCCGCCGGGGCCCGAAGTTCCTCCGGTACGCGGGCACCTTCTGGCTGGTCGCCACGCTCGCCGCGACCCTGGGCTTCGGCTACCACTACGGCGCGGACCTCGTCGCCGGTGTGGTCTTCACGCTGACCCTCGAAGTCGGGGTGCGCGCCTTCGACCGCGGCTGGGACCGCTCGGCCGCCCTGCTGGTCGTCCACGGCACGTTGGTCTTCTCCGTGCTGCTGGTGGCGTACCGCTACCTGTCGCTGGAGATGGCCCACTACCCGTGGCTGTTCGGTCCGCTGTTCATCCTGGCCATGGGTTCGGTGATCTACGGCTACGTACGGATCGTGCGGCGCTGGGAGCCGAAGGCGGCGCCGGTCGCCAAGCTGGAGCCGCAGCCCGAGATGGCCTGA
- a CDS encoding condensation domain-containing protein, with product MSNHPATTTVRVPFTGDRSGTAPLTWGQRAIWNAIRRTAPNDIYFNIGRLLTLEQRGRAIDLPRLTTALAALLERHEALRTRLYGIQDGDPRQSLADSGTLPLTVVEEADPARTGATAQALLDRLAATRFDYAGEWPLRVGAVHHRGRVTHVALVLCHLAADGHAAEQVVRDLRLLAVRGSAGRPPRTNPLDLAREQEAPAGVRRSERALAHWEGFYRTIPPTMFPHEAAPPRTPRFWSGRIVSEALARATDALATTHRISGSTVLMTALAALVAAEGGHTAAAMMPIVANRAAEDRRDLVAMLSQDAPFLLDTSGAERFTDLLPVAWRAALAGYRAASYDPAAWEALRERIGRERGTPVHPYCCYNDQRFFVRPPAEGPPPRPAALRAARARTELGFPATQEKLGCRYCVHVTEERGVLAVMLTADTAYLPPARIGAHLWALEEVVVASACGEPPPLDELPALLEQGEAAA from the coding sequence ATGAGTAACCACCCGGCCACCACGACCGTGCGGGTCCCCTTCACCGGGGACCGGTCCGGCACGGCGCCCCTCACCTGGGGGCAGCGGGCCATCTGGAACGCGATCCGGCGCACCGCGCCCAACGACATCTACTTCAACATCGGGCGCCTGCTCACCCTGGAGCAGCGCGGCCGCGCCATCGACCTGCCCCGGCTCACCACCGCGCTGGCCGCCCTGCTGGAACGCCACGAAGCGCTGCGCACCCGGCTGTACGGCATCCAGGACGGCGACCCCCGCCAGTCCCTCGCGGACTCGGGCACCCTCCCGCTCACCGTGGTGGAGGAGGCCGACCCCGCACGGACCGGCGCGACCGCCCAGGCCCTGCTGGACCGGCTGGCGGCCACCCGCTTCGACTACGCGGGGGAGTGGCCGCTGCGCGTCGGCGCCGTCCACCACCGGGGGCGGGTGACGCACGTCGCGCTCGTCCTGTGCCATCTGGCGGCCGACGGCCACGCCGCCGAACAGGTGGTACGGGATCTGCGGCTGCTGGCCGTACGCGGCTCGGCGGGCCGGCCACCGCGCACCAACCCCCTGGACCTCGCCCGTGAACAGGAGGCGCCCGCCGGGGTGCGCCGCAGCGAGCGCGCCCTCGCCCACTGGGAAGGCTTCTACCGGACCATCCCGCCCACAATGTTCCCCCACGAGGCCGCCCCGCCCCGCACACCCCGGTTCTGGAGCGGCCGCATCGTCTCCGAGGCACTGGCGCGGGCCACCGACGCCCTGGCGACCACGCACCGGATCAGCGGCTCCACCGTCCTCATGACCGCCCTCGCCGCCCTGGTCGCCGCCGAGGGCGGGCACACCGCAGCGGCCATGATGCCCATCGTCGCCAACCGCGCCGCCGAGGACCGGCGGGACCTGGTGGCGATGCTCTCCCAGGACGCCCCGTTCCTCCTCGACACCTCCGGCGCCGAACGGTTCACGGACCTGCTCCCCGTGGCGTGGCGGGCGGCCCTGGCGGGCTACCGGGCGGCGTCCTACGACCCGGCCGCCTGGGAGGCGCTGCGCGAACGGATCGGGCGGGAGCGCGGTACGCCCGTGCACCCGTACTGCTGCTACAACGACCAGCGGTTCTTCGTACGCCCACCGGCCGAAGGCCCGCCACCCCGCCCCGCCGCACTGCGCGCGGCACGGGCCCGCACCGAACTCGGCTTCCCGGCCACTCAGGAGAAGCTGGGCTGCCGGTACTGCGTCCACGTCACCGAGGAGCGGGGCGTCCTCGCCGTCATGCTCACCGCCGACACCGCCTACCTGCCGCCGGCCAGGATCGGCGCACATCTGTGGGCGCTGGAGGAAGTGGTCGTCGCCTCGGCGTGCGGCGAGCCGCCGCCGCTCGACGAACTGCCCGCACTCCTGGAGCAGGGCGAGGCCGCGGCCTGA